The sequence ATAGTCTAACAACATTAAACTTGGCTAGGACCCAGGGTGAGTTGGCGTAGTAGTAGTTCCTTAAGAACATAAGCTCCAACCAAGCACCATAGAGAATTCACGGCAGCTACAGCTTGTAAAAGAACCTGAACGAAAGGCCTTATATATGCATATTCTAGAAAAAAAATGTACTTGACACATGACACACCAAATATGATTTATTATTTTAGGTTTTGAAGGGGGACCTGGTGCAGCGATAGAGCCTACCGTCTGTAACCGGAAGGTTCCAGGTTCGAGCTCTGGCCTCTGCATATTTGCATATTATACGGGTAAGGCTTGACGCTTAAAGATACTCTTCCTCATACCTctctgcatattatgcgggtaaAGCTTGGCACTTAAAGATACACTCCCCAGACCCCGTACAGTGTGGGatgctgttggggaccttcggcgtccgaaggtcctcaaaaacaggatttaacagtatttctgtagtacaatgtgtgaacaggtaccctcggactaaagtcggcattgtagcagaccagaataatacgaagcttgctacagagccgaaggtgttgagcaggaaagcttcggcgtaacagcaaagattggaaccgacttaaagatgaaaaggctattcagacctcgatagactactatagagttattatcaaatgtaaagggcatgaatgtaattttgtaagggctgtgtcccgtgtctataaataggtgaacagtatccccgtactgttcacgctgacttggcattcgctttttgcgtcacacttgcactgtcatttccttccgattgaaggtacacttatagttcaataatatttttgtttatgttcaataataataaatgattattcatgttttcttttacattctttatattttatccttcgtcattgtttgatgaacttatgaaggtatgtccttcataaccttcgtccgcaagtcattatattctaagggaaataatgcttcggaggacgaaggacgttaacgattaacattttctatgttgccttgttcttaactcttagcgcttaagaacaagtccccaacagatgccTACGGCACTAGGTACGTCCTTTTTTCAACTTTGGGGTTTTGCTTATTTGAATGTTGAAACAATTTCAAAATGGATAAGAATGTACAATGAGCATGTTAGAGATGCTAACCACTAACAAGACAGTAGAACCAGAGGCAAACCCATCTGCTTAGCAAAACTATTCAGCATAATTACACTATTCTTTCTCTAGATGTAAGACATGGTGAATTATATTTGTGGTCTCAAAAAAGTGCAGATTTCCTTATATCTGTATGGCAAGTTGTATCTGATGTCATGTGAATATCACTATCACTTTCTGTATTTTTCCAACACTATAATTATGTATTATTTTCCCATTATTTGCATTACTTTTTTACGCAATTCTTTTACTGCCAAGTGGAAATTGGGTACAACGCAGAGCACAAAATGTTTACTAGGCAACTAGTCAAAAGACCAGTTTATTAGAGTATCATACAACCTACTCTAGTTCAAACTTGAAGTATATCAAAGCATTTTATAGCAACATTGCTGTGGCAACTGACTATTTATGGTGACTAGTGATAAGCAAGAATAATGGATTGATGTTAAACTTTTAGTTGCCTTCATACATGGACTTGTAAGCATCAACATAGATACGATGCACAGAGTAAAAGAAACATGTCGCTGGATGTTGAACCATGACTATATTCTATCATTTCTTATACAGAGGAAAAAAGAAGCAATGAGCATTATTCTAATGCTTTAGAGATATAATTTGAGAACATTCTGAAACATGAAAAGCAATTCAAAATTAAAGTAGAAGTAAACCATGAGTAGTTAGTGTGCAATCAGAACAGTAACTTCTGAAATGTTGTACAACTGGAACGGTCATAATATTTCTGAAACCTGCATAGCAAATATTTAAGTTTAGACATTAAGAGTATTAGATGATAGTAAAACGAATAATAGTGTACACCTTACATGTATTGGCATCTCAGCAATAAGCAGACCACTGTTCTCTTCTAAAGCCTTGAGTGTAACCACCTCACAACCAACGACCATGTTAATCACAATTCCGTCTGCACCATCAAAGACCATCAGCTGAATCAAGGAGCATAAGGGTTGGATTGAATCAATATTAATATACCTGCCGCCAAACATGTTGACATGCGTCTTAAGTACGCTTCCTGAAAAACTCAAATTTAATCTTCAGGTCACAAAAGATATCATAAAAGCACAACTAGAAGAGCCAGTGAAACTACATAATACTAACACCCCGGTTGGATATAGATATTGGAGCACAGAATTGGGAATTAGAATCAGTTTTTCTAAATTCTGTTGTTTGGTTGCTCGTGGAATTGAGATTTGGAATCAGAGGCCTAATTCCCTAGAATTAGACTATAACTAGAACATCCTCTCCCAATACAAAGCCTCACCCCTCGGTATTGCGTGGAATTAGAACGTACAATTCAGTGACATCCAAACAATAGAATTGGAATTGCATCTCATTTCAGTACCATGCATGATTTGGTATTCAACTCAATTCAATTCCATCATATTCAATATCAACATCCAAACGGAGCATAAGATGTTTTGGTTTTTCTAGATACATTGTTTTAACGCTTTTGCTACACACTTAAATATACACTATGTCAAGATACATAGTAAAAATATCTATACAATAGCCAAAATGCCTTATAATTTGGGACACAGGGAGTAGCAAATAAGAAAGAGAGCATACACAGATTCATGCTTTTTGCATAAAATGGACTAAAAGCAACAAATATGCACAGAAATATAGTTAAAGCTCACCTTCTTTGTGGGAAGCTCATAGTTTATCAGCACTCGAGCCATAAGGGGTGCCTCTGCCATCGCTGCCTGAGGCAAGCAAGCATCTGTTGCAACTATAATGCTTATTTTAGAGCCAGTACTTTCAAGCTTAGAACTTTCGGCAATATTGGTAGCTTTAGCAGTTTTATTCCACTGAGTTGTTTCTTGACGAAAGTTCTCAAGAATAGATGCACGCTCTGCTTCAG is a genomic window of Zea mays cultivar B73 chromosome 5, Zm-B73-REFERENCE-NAM-5.0, whole genome shotgun sequence containing:
- the LOC100278909 gene encoding uncharacterized protein LOC100278909 → MKSLTPTAAGSAADFSDSLPSPISPAAVPCHSSPGRHYYLAVDRTQFKMRTLLELLGVVADRRGGLPIATCVSSRDELDAVCAAVANLPFVSASPLYSDQAEAERASILENFRQETTQWNKTAKATNIAESSKLESTGSKISIIVATDACLPQAAMAEAPLMARVLINYELPTKKEAYLRRMSTCLAADGIVINMVVGCEVVTLKALEENSGLLIAEMPIHVSEIL